ATCCATTAGCATCGGTAAGGGTAAGCACATAATCATCTGCTACAAGAGCATCTGGATCATTCAAAACCGCAGAGTTGTTTTGAGAAGTGAAAGTATAAGTTACAGATCCGGTGCCACCACTATGGTAAACAGTTACGCTACCATCGGCTCCACCGAAGCAAGAAACATTATTATTGATTTTAACCGAGTCGATGTATAAACTATCGGGCTGAACCAAAGTGAAGGTATCGGTAGCCAAACAATTATTGGTATCGGTAACCCGCACCCAATGAGTACCGGGAGCAAGGCTGTCTGCAGTCATGGTTGTATCTCCATTACTCCATAAATAGGTATAAGGAGGTGCCAGACTATTGGCATTGACCGAAAGAGTACCGAGGGTATCCCCATAACATTCCAAATCCTGGTCGACCGTTATGCTGGCGGTTAATGGACTAATTCCATACACTTCAACCGTAATTGAATCCGCACAACCTGTTTGATCGGTAACGGTAACCGAGTAAGTTCCCGGAGCCAGACCGGTGCGGTTTGCTCCGCTGCCACCATCGCTCCAAGCGTAGGAGTAGCCGGGGGCCCCTCCGCTCACGAATACTTGAATGGCCCCATCATCAACCCCTGCACAATACGAAGAGTCTACTTGAACCGAATCAATTAATAAGGAATCGGGCACCGTAATGGTATAAATTTCTCGAAGGGTATCCATGGCCACCGCATCGATGGCTATACGACGGTAATAAACCGTATCGGTACGAGAACCCTGAGGTTGGTACACATAATTATCGCCACCCCAATTTGGCGCTGGTCCCCAAGTAACATTATCATAAGACTCTTCCCAGGTATATACATACTGGCCGGTATCGGCGGCAATAGTATCGCTAATCACAATGGCAGGTGAAGTATCGCCCTGACAAAGTGCAAACCCTAAAGCTAAAGGTGGAACTGAGAAATATACATTGGTAGAAGCACCAGAAACCGTCATGGTATAAGAAAATACGGTATCCTGGGTTTTGGCATAACGCATGTAAAAATCACCACCATTCCAACCATCGCCAAAGGAATCGAAGGCCTCTAATTTTAAGGTTTGATTGGTAGGCAAACACAGCTGATGTTGTGGAAATGCCGTTGGGCCGTAATTATTGCCACTTACATAGGTACTGAAGCCAATAGCAGCATAGCTGCTATTAGAAACACTATCGCGTAAGTTCCAGCCTACCTCATTTCCAAAGCTGCCCGTATCGAAAATAATTTCCATGGCCACCTCACCAGGTCCGGGGGTGGTACACTGCGCTAAAAGGCTTTGTGGATTAAGAAATAGAGTAATGGATAATACAGCAATAGCAGATTGCCATACGAAAGAAAGTAGGGGTAGCTTTACTCTCATAGTCCCTGGTTTGTTTAGTTGGTTGGTTTTAAAATGTCTTATTTTCAGCCTCTAAAGGATTTAATTAAGACATTTTAAGGCGTAGCTAAACTAAGGAAAATAAAGATTAGAAATTACCCCTATCTTAGAGCTAGAGTCCATAAACGCCTATTTTGGTGTTCAATGCTCCTGATTTTAAGTCGAATTAATTCTTGTTGACTTAGACTCTAAATTTTTCTACTTAAGCCTGAAGCTTGCGTTCTACCTGAGTTTAATTCAAAAAAATTCCAGATTTAAAATAAAATGCAGGGCTATAATGGAGCATCAAACTCCAATTAGCATCTTTGGTGGCAAATGCAATTTTTTCATGCGGAGTCTTTTCCCATTTTTAGTAATCCTGCTTGTATTGAGCGCTTGTCAGGAGAGCGGCAATCGTCTTGCTCGCTCCAATAATCCTTATTTATTGCAGCATGCTCAAAATCCGGTAGACTGGTTTCCCTGGGAAGAGGATGCCTTTGAAAAAGCCCAAGCTGAAAACAAGCTCATCATTCTAAGCATTGGCTATGCTGCCTGTCATTGGTGCCATGTAATGGAGGAAGAGTGTTTTGAAGATGAGGAAGTGGCAGAGTACATGAACGCCCATTTTATCTCCATAAAAGTAGATCGGGAGGAACGTCCGGATATTGATGAAATCTACCAGCGCGCTTCAGAGCTTACTACCGGCAAAGGCGGTTGGCCCCTAAATGTGATTTGCCTGCCCGACGGCAAACCTTTTTACAGCACCACCTATTTGGATAAAGAAGGTTGGTTGAATTTACTGAGTAAAATTCAGGAGCATTATCTCGAGAAACCGGATGAGCTCATCACCGCCGCTACTAAAATCACCGAGGGCGTTCAGCAAAGCCAATTGATTTTTGAAGAAAAAGGAGAAAGTGCTTTTAGCCCGGAAAAATTGGACAGTGTTTTTTCTCTCTGGAAAGAAGATTGGGATTGGCGCAATGGTGGCTTTAAGGGCAGCCCTAAATTCCCGCTTCCCAACAATTTGAAAACAATCCTCGATTACGGCATATTAGCAAAAGACAGCAGCAGCTTAAACTTTGTTCAACTTAGCCTCAAAGCGATGGCGGCCGGTGGACTTTATGATCAAATTGGTGATGGCTTTGCCCGCTATAGCACGGACTCTGCCTGGCGCATTCCGCATTTCGAAAAAATGCTTTACGACAATGCCCAACTGATTAGCCTCTATGCCCAAGCCAGTAGAGCCTTTAAAAATCCTGAGTACTTGGAGAAGGCCAAATTAGTGATGCAGTTTGCCGAAAAAGAATGGCAGGGCAAGGATAAGGCCTTTAGCTCTTCTACCGATGCGGATGTTGCTGGTGAAGAAGGAAAATATTACAGCTGGACCTTAGCTGAATTGCAAGAGCATATCGCAAAAGAGGACTGGCCTTTGTTTTCAGAATACTACGGTTTGGAGGATATAGCCAAATGGGAGAAGGATCTCTATATACTACAAACTAAGCCCTCGGCCTTTTTGCAGATTCAAGAGAAATTTGAGATTAGCAGCAAAGCCTTAGGGTTAAAAGTTACAGAATGGAAAAGCATCTTAGCTGAAAAACGGAACAGCCGAACCAAACCCAGCATTGACGATAAAAAACTTAGCTCCTGGAATGCCCTCATGCTGGGAGCCTATTTGGAACTGTACAGAGCTAGTGGATCAGCAGAATATTTGGATAAAGCCAAAGCCTTAGCGAGCTGGTTTGAAAGTCAAGAGCCTTTATTGCATTCCCAAAGATTACAAAAGGCCGGAAGCCAAGCCTTTCTGCAAGATTATGCCTTTGCCAGTTCCGCTTTTATTGACCTATTCCTTTTAAGTGCGAATCCCGATTATTTAAAGCAAGCAGAATCCTGGATGCAGGAGATAAATCAACAATTTAAGGTGAAGGATAGCCCGCTCTTTTATACGCAGTCCAAAAACAGCTCAACTTTGGTGGCAAATGGGGTTGAGACGGCGGATCAGGTTTTACCCTCAGCAAATGCTGTGATAGCCCATAACTTTTTGCGCCTGGCCCTGCTTTTGGAAAATCAAGATTACCGAAAGCAAGCCTGGTCTATGCTGCGACAAATGCAAAGTCGGATTGAAAATTACCCCGACCTTCATGCTCATTGGCTCAACTTGGCGCTCAAAGAAAGCTTTAGCTTTTATGAAGTTGCTGTAACCGGCCCCAAAGCCCAGGAAATGGCTCTAGAACTGGAAGCAAATTATCTACCACAAGCTCTAATCGCCTGGGCAAAAGAAAGTCCCTTAAGTTTATTTGAGAACCGCATCCATCCGGATTCGGAGTGGATATACGTTTGTCAATTTGGGACTTGTAAGCAGCCCGTACAAAATGTAGAGGCTGCTTTAAAACAATTGGAATTACCCTAAGCAGGTTTAAGACTTGCTTTCGAAAGGTGAATGCGCGCTGGGCACATGCTTCTTATAAAACTGCCAGGCATTACGGGCCACATTACGACCTAAATTAAGCCCTTCAATATTGTCGGATTGAATATGGTAACCGCCATAAACTCTGGAGATCCCAGCCTGCTCTGCCGCATTGGTGAAGGTGGGGAATTTTAAGGTTACGGTATCGCCCAATCGATCTAATTCGGTTAAGGATCCTGCTACCCATTCTACCTCCGTACCGAATTCATCGCTACCGGTCCAATATTTTAATGCTTCGGCGCAAGCCCCGCTAATCGTGCTATGCCCGGAAGTATAGCTTGGGAAAGGAGGACATAAAAAAGTAGCTGGAGAATAAGGACGCCACATATTACCATCCATTTCCATCATTCCTTTTCCTTCGCCACCCCAGGCCGTAATGGTTTTACCACCGTAGTATTTATGAACCAGGGCAAAAGGTCGGGCATAATCATAATGCATCTTAGAATCCCAGGAAGCGATAAAAGCATCCATGGCCACTACCTGATTAAGGAAGTACATTTTTACATCCTCATCCAAATTGTGATTATCGCGAATCGAA
The Croceimicrobium hydrocarbonivorans genome window above contains:
- a CDS encoding SprB repeat-containing protein is translated as MRVKLPLLSFVWQSAIAVLSITLFLNPQSLLAQCTTPGPGEVAMEIIFDTGSFGNEVGWNLRDSVSNSSYAAIGFSTYVSGNNYGPTAFPQHQLCLPTNQTLKLEAFDSFGDGWNGGDFYMRYAKTQDTVFSYTMTVSGASTNVYFSVPPLALGFALCQGDTSPAIVISDTIAADTGQYVYTWEESYDNVTWGPAPNWGGDNYVYQPQGSRTDTVYYRRIAIDAVAMDTLREIYTITVPDSLLIDSVQVDSSYCAGVDDGAIQVFVSGGAPGYSYAWSDGGSGANRTGLAPGTYSVTVTDQTGCADSITVEVYGISPLTASITVDQDLECYGDTLGTLSVNANSLAPPYTYLWSNGDTTMTADSLAPGTHWVRVTDTNNCLATDTFTLVQPDSLYIDSVKINNNVSCFGGADGSVTVYHSGGTGSVTYTFTSQNNSAVLNDPDALVADDYVLTLTDANGCASKNSVNVTIVSDRDQLSGGTIGN
- a CDS encoding thioredoxin domain-containing protein translates to MRSLFPFLVILLVLSACQESGNRLARSNNPYLLQHAQNPVDWFPWEEDAFEKAQAENKLIILSIGYAACHWCHVMEEECFEDEEVAEYMNAHFISIKVDREERPDIDEIYQRASELTTGKGGWPLNVICLPDGKPFYSTTYLDKEGWLNLLSKIQEHYLEKPDELITAATKITEGVQQSQLIFEEKGESAFSPEKLDSVFSLWKEDWDWRNGGFKGSPKFPLPNNLKTILDYGILAKDSSSLNFVQLSLKAMAAGGLYDQIGDGFARYSTDSAWRIPHFEKMLYDNAQLISLYAQASRAFKNPEYLEKAKLVMQFAEKEWQGKDKAFSSSTDADVAGEEGKYYSWTLAELQEHIAKEDWPLFSEYYGLEDIAKWEKDLYILQTKPSAFLQIQEKFEISSKALGLKVTEWKSILAEKRNSRTKPSIDDKKLSSWNALMLGAYLELYRASGSAEYLDKAKALASWFESQEPLLHSQRLQKAGSQAFLQDYAFASSAFIDLFLLSANPDYLKQAESWMQEINQQFKVKDSPLFYTQSKNSSTLVANGVETADQVLPSANAVIAHNFLRLALLLENQDYRKQAWSMLRQMQSRIENYPDLHAHWLNLALKESFSFYEVAVTGPKAQEMALELEANYLPQALIAWAKESPLSLFENRIHPDSEWIYVCQFGTCKQPVQNVEAALKQLELP